A single Flavobacterium sp. 1 DNA region contains:
- a CDS encoding GIY-YIG nuclease family protein — protein MKFYYVYILCCKDDSLYVGVTSDIERRLMEHNAGKYSEAYTHSRRPVKLVFCQDFMDPNQAIEFEKKIKKWSRTKKQALIDEDFDKLQNLSECRNATHYKYNPNSDGAIE, from the coding sequence ATGAAATTCTATTATGTTTATATTTTGTGTTGCAAGGATGATTCATTGTATGTAGGAGTAACTTCTGATATTGAAAGGAGACTTATGGAACACAATGCGGGTAAGTATTCAGAAGCTTATACACACTCTCGAAGACCAGTAAAATTGGTTTTTTGTCAGGATTTTATGGATCCAAATCAAGCAATTGAATTTGAGAAAAAAATTAAAAAATGGAGTAGAACCAAGAAGCAAGCTTTGATAGATGAAGATTTTGATAAATTGCAAAATTTATCGGAATGCAGAAATGCTACTCATTATAAATACAATCCAAACAGTGATGGCGCTATAGAGTAA
- a CDS encoding CDP-glycerol glycerophosphotransferase family protein translates to MIKENTSIAEEICIPHYNESIKEKFLRELICLSRLYYNNSKVDNPTLLSNWNWKQKTFSKKTFYKTIEVFVPFFKKYSSILKLENRYQKAIRQNPFYDEVKDVLNRMQPSAIFCSHQRALKAATIFAAATDLGIPTTTVIYSWDNLPKARIALKANYYLVWSEYMREELNLYYPEISSEKIDVTGTPQFEFYGDQKNIIEKETFYKRYNLDPEKKIICFSGDDTKTSPDDPSYLKDIADELIKANLQGKYQILLRRCPVDFSGRFDAVVNEYKNLIKEAPPLWYFSTSKEWNAVYPSMDDVKLLVSTAFYSDVVVNVGSTMAFDFAMFNKPCVFINYDQENKTAKDWSVQTIYQFQHFRSMPNQNAVIWLNSKEEIIPKIINKEDYDSGNCMREWFNIVVDNKQNTASANISAIIKGSFKS, encoded by the coding sequence GTGATTAAAGAAAACACTTCAATTGCTGAAGAAATTTGTATTCCGCATTATAATGAATCGATTAAAGAAAAATTTTTAAGAGAGTTAATTTGCCTTTCAAGATTGTATTATAATAATTCAAAGGTTGATAATCCAACTTTATTATCTAATTGGAATTGGAAGCAAAAAACATTTTCAAAAAAAACATTTTATAAAACAATTGAGGTTTTTGTTCCTTTTTTTAAAAAATATTCCAGTATTTTAAAGTTAGAAAATAGATATCAGAAAGCCATTCGTCAAAATCCATTTTATGATGAGGTAAAAGATGTTCTAAACAGAATGCAACCTAGTGCTATTTTCTGTTCGCATCAAAGAGCATTAAAAGCTGCTACAATATTTGCTGCAGCTACCGATTTAGGAATCCCAACGACAACAGTAATTTATTCCTGGGATAATTTGCCTAAGGCCCGAATAGCTTTAAAAGCAAATTATTATCTAGTATGGTCTGAGTATATGAGAGAAGAATTAAACTTGTATTATCCTGAAATTTCTTCTGAAAAAATAGATGTTACTGGAACTCCTCAATTTGAATTTTATGGCGATCAAAAAAATATAATTGAAAAAGAAACCTTCTATAAAAGATATAATCTAGATCCTGAGAAAAAAATAATTTGTTTTTCGGGTGATGATACTAAAACTTCTCCCGATGATCCAAGTTATTTAAAAGATATTGCCGATGAGCTTATCAAAGCAAATTTGCAAGGCAAATATCAAATTTTGTTGCGACGGTGTCCAGTAGATTTTTCAGGGAGATTTGATGCGGTTGTAAATGAATATAAAAATTTAATCAAAGAGGCTCCTCCATTATGGTATTTTAGCACGTCAAAAGAATGGAATGCTGTTTATCCCTCTATGGATGATGTTAAATTATTGGTGAGTACAGCTTTCTATTCTGATGTTGTTGTAAATGTCGGTTCAACAATGGCTTTTGATTTTGCTATGTTTAATAAGCCATGTGTATTTATTAACTATGATCAGGAAAATAAGACAGCGAAAGATTGGTCCGTACAAACAATTTATCAATTTCAGCATTTTAGAAGTATGCCAAATCAAAACGCTGTGATTTGGCTGAATAGTAAAGAAGAGATAATCCCAAAAATTATTAATAAAGAGGATTATGATTCTGGTAATTGTATGAGAGAGTGGTTTAATATTGTTGTTGACAATAAACAAAATACTGCTTCTGCTAACATTTCTGCCATTATTAAAGGCAGTTTTAAAAGTTGA
- a CDS encoding CatB-related O-acetyltransferase yields MMMSIRKLLWRILGINYYNYLKGKNHTYLRDADWAEIGSKTYDNGAFVWKWYNNSRLQIGKYCSIANDVNFICDSGYHTESQITSFPLFHEVLEKNDEVKINNVLYKAGEINDKIKPQKANIVIGNDVWIGMNTTILPGVRIGNGVTILAGTVVSKDIPDYAIAGGVPAKIIKIKHNNLIINTLNEISWWDWSDEKIKLNINDFYLPIEIFIKKHL; encoded by the coding sequence ATGATGATGAGTATCAGAAAACTGCTTTGGCGGATATTAGGCATTAATTACTATAATTATTTAAAAGGTAAAAATCATACTTATTTAAGAGATGCTGATTGGGCGGAGATTGGAAGTAAAACCTATGACAACGGAGCTTTTGTCTGGAAATGGTATAATAATTCGAGGTTACAAATAGGTAAATACTGTTCGATAGCAAATGATGTGAATTTTATTTGTGATTCAGGTTATCATACAGAAAGTCAAATCACTTCTTTTCCTTTGTTTCACGAAGTTTTAGAAAAAAATGATGAAGTAAAAATCAATAATGTATTGTATAAAGCGGGCGAAATAAATGATAAAATAAAACCTCAGAAAGCCAATATTGTAATAGGTAATGATGTTTGGATAGGTATGAATACTACAATTTTACCTGGAGTACGGATTGGAAATGGTGTCACGATTTTGGCTGGTACAGTAGTTTCTAAAGATATTCCTGATTATGCAATTGCTGGAGGAGTTCCTGCTAAAATAATTAAAATAAAGCATAATAATTTGATTATAAATACATTAAATGAAATTAGCTGGTGGGATTGGTCGGATGAAAAAATTAAATTAAACATAAATGATTTCTATTTGCCAATTGAAATTTTTATCAAAAAACATTTATAG
- a CDS encoding glycosyltransferase family 4 protein, translating into MHVCFLTNEFPKEGFPHGGIGSFVKTLALELVKKGIKVSVIGMNYTFSNETEIIERISVYRLKKSTVKGFLWYFNSNVINKKIKEVHKEYPISIVESSELGLAFIAKIKEIKYVIRLHGGHHFFAESENRGINKWKGFQEKRSFKKSDAFIAVSLYVKNHTEKYLSYNNKPMAYISNPIDTEVFQPIAGKESECKIVFAGTVCEKKGIRQLIQAFPLVKKHFPYATLEIYGRNWFFPDKSSYIQMLKEKELPSLGAIAKNIHFHGAIAYKDIPLAYAEAKVCVFPSHMETQGLVAPEAMAMEKAVVFTKLGPGPETIENYETGLLCDPYNPNDIAEKIIWVFSNKAKAKEIGKAARKFVLTKYGLQYIVSQNVYFYQSIIDKTNV; encoded by the coding sequence ATGCACGTTTGTTTCTTAACCAATGAATTTCCAAAAGAAGGTTTTCCACATGGCGGAATAGGCAGTTTTGTAAAAACATTAGCTCTAGAGTTAGTTAAAAAAGGGATTAAAGTATCCGTAATTGGAATGAATTATACTTTCAGTAATGAAACTGAAATTATTGAGAGAATTTCTGTTTATCGTTTGAAGAAAAGTACTGTAAAAGGATTTTTATGGTATTTTAATTCGAATGTAATCAATAAAAAAATAAAAGAAGTTCATAAAGAATATCCTATAAGTATTGTAGAATCCTCGGAACTTGGTCTTGCTTTTATAGCCAAAATTAAAGAAATTAAATATGTCATCCGACTCCATGGAGGTCATCATTTTTTTGCAGAAAGCGAAAATAGAGGGATTAATAAATGGAAAGGATTTCAGGAAAAGAGATCTTTTAAAAAGAGTGATGCTTTTATAGCAGTTTCTCTGTATGTTAAAAATCATACGGAAAAGTATTTAAGTTATAATAATAAGCCTATGGCTTATATCAGTAATCCTATTGATACAGAAGTTTTTCAACCAATTGCCGGAAAGGAATCTGAATGTAAAATTGTTTTTGCAGGTACTGTTTGCGAAAAAAAAGGGATTCGCCAATTAATACAGGCTTTCCCATTGGTTAAAAAACATTTTCCTTATGCAACTTTGGAAATTTATGGTAGAAACTGGTTTTTTCCAGATAAGAGTTCTTATATTCAAATGCTAAAAGAAAAAGAATTACCTTCATTAGGAGCTATTGCTAAAAATATTCATTTTCATGGAGCTATCGCCTATAAAGATATACCTTTGGCCTATGCTGAAGCCAAAGTCTGTGTGTTCCCATCTCACATGGAGACTCAAGGTTTAGTTGCACCTGAAGCTATGGCTATGGAAAAAGCTGTTGTTTTTACAAAATTAGGACCAGGACCAGAAACTATTGAGAATTATGAAACAGGATTGTTATGTGACCCGTATAATCCCAATGATATTGCTGAAAAGATTATATGGGTTTTTTCTAATAAAGCGAAAGCAAAAGAAATTGGTAAAGCCGCTAGGAAATTCGTTCTTACGAAGTATGGTCTCCAATATATTGTTAGTCAGAATGTCTATTTTTATCAGTCTATAATTGATAAAACAAATGTTTAA
- a CDS encoding glycosyltransferase family 4 protein, whose amino-acid sequence MFFRIFFYKLFWDVIICPSKIAKNDLKTFFSTNNGVVILNPMSDRFVSKESKFENKIVIPYLGRLDPSKGVVDLISAFDIFKKKNKKSKSVIQIAGTGSQKSEIEELTTRHNSIKYYGSLPYKEIDQYLNTSDFTIIPSKFYALNMVGVESMMNFTPLLISNSTGLTDYLIDGKECFKFDSNIDSIVSLFEKVKKNFDKHGQMSSDARNTFLNLFSMDTYCNEFSKMIL is encoded by the coding sequence TTGTTTTTCAGAATTTTTTTTTATAAGCTATTTTGGGATGTAATTATATGTCCATCAAAAATTGCAAAAAATGATTTAAAAACTTTTTTTTCGACCAATAATGGTGTAGTTATTCTGAATCCAATGTCAGATAGATTTGTAAGTAAAGAGAGTAAATTCGAAAATAAAATTGTAATTCCTTATTTAGGACGATTAGACCCTTCAAAGGGAGTTGTTGATTTAATTAGTGCTTTTGATATTTTCAAAAAGAAAAATAAAAAATCAAAAAGCGTTATACAAATTGCGGGTACTGGAAGTCAAAAATCTGAAATCGAAGAGCTAACTACAAGGCATAATTCAATTAAATATTATGGTAGTTTGCCATACAAAGAAATTGATCAATATTTAAATACAAGTGATTTTACTATAATCCCTTCAAAATTCTATGCTCTAAATATGGTTGGAGTTGAGTCGATGATGAATTTTACGCCACTATTGATATCAAATTCCACAGGTTTGACAGATTATTTGATAGATGGGAAAGAGTGTTTTAAATTTGATTCAAATATTGATTCTATTGTTTCATTATTTGAAAAAGTTAAAAAAAATTTTGATAAACACGGACAAATGAGTAGTGATGCTAGAAATACTTTTTTGAATCTATTTAGCATGGATACGTATTGTAATGAATTTTCAAAGATGATTTTATGA
- a CDS encoding glycosyltransferase, translating to MKFTIITHVTHIQSENQYFAYGPYVNEMNIWAKYIEELIIVAPIQKTEISAIDCPYNFNNVQFVPINQISLLGMKAVFKTILKVPKISWQIFKAMKRADHIHLRCPGNIGLLGCLVQILFPNKHKTAKYAGNWDPKATQPWSYRLQKWILSNAFLTRNMQVLVYGEWVGSTKNIKPFFTATYSEEDKTPIEILDLKGKINFVFVGTLTAGKNPLYAMQLVKSLYEKGYNVTLDFYGEGIERKILEDFIALNNLEKVVQLKGNQNKETVKKAYQNSHFVILPSKSEGWPKAIAEGMFWGCVPIATPVSCVPFMLDYGERGVLLQMNLEQDVEQIENIFGNEMDFESKSIKGSDWSRKYIIDVFEKEIKQMLSK from the coding sequence ATGAAATTCACCATTATCACTCATGTTACTCACATTCAGTCAGAAAATCAGTATTTTGCATATGGACCTTATGTAAACGAAATGAATATTTGGGCGAAATATATTGAAGAATTAATTATTGTTGCTCCAATACAGAAAACAGAAATATCAGCTATCGATTGTCCTTACAATTTTAATAACGTTCAATTTGTACCAATTAACCAAATTAGTTTATTGGGTATGAAAGCTGTATTTAAAACCATTTTGAAAGTACCAAAAATCAGCTGGCAGATTTTCAAAGCGATGAAACGTGCCGATCATATCCATTTACGATGTCCGGGAAATATAGGATTACTAGGTTGTTTAGTTCAAATTTTATTTCCAAATAAACACAAAACTGCTAAATATGCAGGAAATTGGGATCCGAAAGCAACACAACCGTGGAGTTACCGTTTGCAGAAATGGATTTTGAGTAATGCTTTCTTGACCAGAAATATGCAGGTTTTGGTTTATGGAGAATGGGTAGGAAGCACGAAAAATATAAAACCCTTTTTTACGGCAACTTATTCAGAGGAAGATAAAACCCCTATTGAAATATTGGATTTGAAAGGAAAAATTAATTTTGTTTTTGTTGGGACTTTAACAGCAGGAAAAAATCCTCTTTATGCAATGCAATTAGTGAAATCTTTATATGAAAAAGGATATAATGTGACTTTAGATTTTTACGGAGAAGGTATTGAACGTAAAATTTTGGAAGATTTCATAGCTTTAAATAATTTAGAAAAGGTGGTACAATTAAAAGGAAATCAAAATAAAGAGACAGTTAAAAAGGCTTATCAAAACAGCCATTTTGTGATTTTACCTTCCAAAAGTGAGGGCTGGCCAAAAGCAATTGCCGAAGGGATGTTTTGGGGTTGCGTTCCTATAGCAACTCCTGTTTCTTGTGTACCTTTTATGCTCGATTATGGAGAAAGAGGGGTGTTGTTACAAATGAATTTGGAACAGGATGTTGAACAAATTGAAAATATTTTTGGAAATGAAATGGATTTTGAATCTAAAAGTATTAAAGGATCGGATTGGTCCAGAAAATATATAATAGATGTTTTTGAAAAAGAAATAAAACAAATGCTAAGTAAATGA
- a CDS encoding glycosyltransferase — protein MRIIQLIDSLEAGGSERMAVSYANTLANKIEFSALVATRKEGDLLHQINQNVSYLFLNKKKQLDFVSLFNLRSFVIKNKITHIHAHSTSFFFASLLKLICPSVKLIWHYHYGNNKILPKKRIIIFRIVMPFFGGVIAVNQNLRLWIENNLKSKNTIYLPNFPVQTKVFEHKTQLFGIEGKRIISLANLREDKNHFLLLEVAQKLKKTYPDWTFHLVGKDFGDDYSNQIKKLIAKYGLEKNVFLYGSKQDIGNILNQTSIAILTSKSEGLPVALLEYGLYKKAVVVTDVGEIATIIQHGKNGFIVDSNEVHVFYQSLLNLVESETLRTDFGEALFDTIQADYIAESVMEKYLKWLEIS, from the coding sequence ATGAGAATCATTCAACTCATTGACTCTCTTGAAGCAGGTGGCTCAGAGCGTATGGCGGTTAGTTATGCCAATACTTTGGCTAACAAAATTGAATTTTCGGCACTCGTAGCTACTAGAAAAGAAGGGGATTTGTTACATCAGATTAATCAGAATGTTTCGTATTTGTTTTTGAATAAAAAGAAGCAACTTGATTTTGTATCTCTTTTTAACTTGCGGTCTTTCGTTATAAAAAATAAGATTACACACATTCATGCACATAGTACTTCTTTTTTCTTTGCTTCTCTATTAAAATTGATTTGTCCTTCTGTAAAGTTGATTTGGCATTACCATTATGGAAATAATAAAATATTGCCTAAAAAAAGAATCATAATTTTTAGAATAGTGATGCCTTTTTTTGGCGGAGTCATTGCGGTTAATCAAAATCTAAGATTATGGATTGAAAACAATCTAAAATCAAAAAACACCATTTATTTGCCTAATTTTCCTGTACAGACTAAAGTTTTCGAACATAAAACTCAATTGTTTGGAATTGAAGGGAAACGAATAATATCTTTAGCAAATCTAAGAGAAGATAAAAACCATTTTTTATTATTGGAGGTCGCCCAAAAGCTCAAAAAAACATATCCAGATTGGACTTTTCATTTGGTTGGAAAAGATTTTGGAGATGATTATTCTAATCAAATTAAGAAATTGATTGCAAAATATGGTTTAGAAAAGAATGTCTTTCTTTATGGTTCTAAACAAGATATAGGGAACATACTTAATCAGACATCAATTGCAATTTTAACTTCAAAATCTGAAGGATTGCCAGTTGCACTTTTAGAATATGGTTTGTATAAAAAAGCTGTTGTTGTTACTGATGTAGGGGAAATAGCAACAATAATTCAGCATGGAAAAAATGGATTCATTGTAGATTCAAATGAAGTTCATGTGTTTTATCAATCGTTATTAAATCTGGTAGAAAGTGAGACTTTAAGAACAGATTTTGGAGAGGCTCTTTTTGATACTATTCAAGCTGATTATATTGCTGAAAGCGTTATGGAAAAATATTTAAAGTGGTTAGAAATTAGCTAA
- a CDS encoding O-antigen ligase → MKKEELSYIYLILFQAFLGVLVFLLPFVSKMLTLSILAFGVYYIVKSKNRNNEALVMSAYIVSIEILLRMTDGILLNEFGKYSILIFMFLGMIYSGFSKNALLYWLFLLLLIPGVILATLTLDFETDIRKAIAFNISGPVCLGISAIYCYQRKISFDRLLGVITAFSLPLISVAVYLFLYTPSVKAVVTGTQSNFETSGGFGPNQVSTILGLGVFIFFVQLVLNSKSRLLQIINGGFVIVFAFRGIVTFSRGGILTAMMMIFIFLAVLYYQANSNAKFKIGMIIMLSFVAGMGVWGYSSLQTNGLINKRYANQDARGREKKSQLSGRETLIATEMQMFWDNPILGVGVGRNKEIREKETGIVSASHNEISRMLAEHGSLGLIDLIILLLTPLVLFLINRQNILALSFLTFWLLTINHAAMRLAAPAFVYALSLLKVYTVEEPAIHRK, encoded by the coding sequence ATGAAGAAAGAAGAATTATCATACATATACCTAATATTATTTCAAGCTTTTCTTGGTGTGTTGGTATTTCTATTGCCATTTGTTTCAAAAATGCTTACTTTATCAATATTAGCTTTTGGTGTTTATTATATTGTTAAAAGTAAAAACAGGAATAATGAAGCTTTGGTAATGTCTGCCTATATTGTAAGCATTGAAATACTTTTACGAATGACAGATGGGATACTTTTGAATGAATTTGGTAAATATTCTATTCTAATTTTTATGTTTTTAGGAATGATTTATTCAGGGTTTTCCAAAAATGCTTTGTTGTATTGGCTTTTTTTGCTGCTGCTGATTCCCGGAGTTATTTTAGCGACGCTTACTTTAGATTTTGAAACGGATATTAGAAAGGCAATTGCATTTAATATATCAGGACCAGTTTGTTTGGGAATTAGTGCTATATATTGTTATCAAAGAAAAATATCTTTTGATCGGTTATTGGGAGTGATTACAGCATTTTCGCTGCCTCTAATAAGTGTTGCTGTTTATTTGTTTTTATATACACCAAGCGTAAAAGCAGTGGTGACTGGAACTCAATCTAATTTTGAAACATCTGGAGGATTTGGTCCAAATCAAGTGTCAACTATACTAGGGCTGGGAGTTTTTATATTTTTTGTTCAGCTGGTTTTGAATTCCAAAAGCAGATTATTGCAGATAATAAATGGTGGGTTTGTTATAGTTTTTGCTTTTAGAGGAATCGTGACATTTTCCAGAGGAGGAATATTGACTGCAATGATGATGATTTTTATTTTTTTGGCTGTATTGTATTATCAGGCTAATTCTAATGCTAAATTTAAAATTGGAATGATTATCATGTTGTCATTTGTTGCTGGAATGGGCGTGTGGGGATATAGTTCGTTACAAACTAATGGATTGATCAATAAGCGGTATGCTAATCAAGATGCAAGAGGACGTGAAAAGAAAAGCCAGTTATCCGGTAGAGAGACTCTTATTGCTACAGAAATGCAGATGTTTTGGGATAATCCCATATTAGGTGTGGGCGTGGGAAGAAATAAGGAAATTAGAGAAAAGGAAACAGGAATTGTATCTGCTTCCCACAATGAAATTTCCAGAATGCTGGCCGAACACGGTTCTCTTGGATTGATTGATTTAATTATTTTATTATTGACTCCATTAGTTCTGTTCTTAATCAATAGGCAAAATATTTTGGCCCTTTCCTTTTTAACTTTTTGGCTGTTAACTATTAATCATGCAGCTATGAGATTAGCGGCTCCCGCTTTTGTTTATGCACTTTCATTGTTAAAAGTCTATACTGTTGAAGAACCTGCTATACATAGGAAATAA
- a CDS encoding glycosyltransferase family 4 protein yields the protein MKNLLYIGNKLSEHGVTPTTIETLGPLLEQEGFNIQYSSSKKNQGLRLVAMLWSVFQCRKADCVLIDTYSTANFWYAFAISQLCRLLQIKYISILHGGNLPFRLKKNPKICGMIFKNSFQNVAPSLFLINKFKEEGYDNIIYIPNAIELDKYPFLKREKGVPNLLWVRSFAKIYNPIMAVEVFASLKKKYQEATLCMVGPEKDGSLLESRQRAKDLEVDVFFTGKLSKQDWIDISKNYSIFINTTHFDNMPVSVIEVMSLGLAVVSTNVGGIPFLLENENDSLLVPDNDVDKMVEAIVRLIEESELFRKITINSRGKIKQFEWQEVKLKWLTILK from the coding sequence TTGAAGAACCTGCTATACATAGGAAATAAATTATCCGAGCATGGAGTTACTCCTACCACTATTGAAACTCTTGGACCACTCTTGGAGCAAGAGGGGTTTAATATACAGTATAGTTCTTCTAAAAAAAATCAAGGATTACGGCTAGTTGCTATGTTGTGGAGCGTATTTCAATGTAGAAAAGCTGATTGTGTTCTCATTGATACTTATAGTACTGCCAATTTTTGGTATGCATTTGCAATCTCTCAGTTATGCCGCTTATTACAGATCAAATACATTTCTATTTTGCATGGCGGCAATTTGCCTTTTCGATTGAAAAAGAATCCGAAAATATGCGGAATGATTTTCAAAAACTCTTTTCAAAATGTTGCTCCCTCACTTTTTTTAATTAACAAATTCAAAGAAGAGGGATATGATAATATAATTTATATCCCCAATGCAATTGAGCTGGATAAGTACCCTTTTTTAAAGAGGGAGAAAGGAGTTCCTAATTTATTATGGGTTCGTTCTTTTGCTAAAATTTACAATCCGATAATGGCTGTTGAAGTTTTTGCTTCCTTAAAGAAGAAATACCAAGAGGCTACTCTTTGCATGGTTGGCCCCGAAAAAGACGGCAGTTTATTAGAATCCAGACAAAGAGCTAAAGATCTTGAAGTTGATGTGTTTTTTACAGGAAAATTGTCCAAGCAAGATTGGATTGATATTTCTAAAAATTATTCTATTTTTATAAATACAACCCATTTTGACAATATGCCCGTGAGCGTGATAGAAGTTATGTCATTAGGTCTGGCTGTTGTTTCTACTAATGTAGGAGGTATTCCATTTTTATTAGAAAATGAAAATGATTCGTTATTAGTTCCGGATAATGATGTCGATAAAATGGTAGAGGCTATCGTTAGATTGATAGAAGAATCTGAATTATTTAGGAAAATTACCATTAATTCAAGGGGAAAGATAAAACAATTTGAATGGCAGGAAGTTAAGCTGAAATGGCTGACTATTTTAAAATAA
- a CDS encoding exopolysaccharide biosynthesis polyprenyl glycosylphosphotransferase has protein sequence MSNSKKMHFEISERKLLLRIFDVVFVLLGLYCLGFFFNFNYFQFSATNYYWVIVLGIYINLFGGIFEMYNLQVASNNFQVLRSAILTTTSTVLSYLLTPILSPELPKNRLQLVFFYITFFIALYAWRMIYLHFLASNRFVQNAVLVCDKDQVEELVSGLESVDPHYKIIGYINLDSGSSSDFEFQYVRHIEIKELISFVAKNGISEIVVASQKTDGITADLYHQLLQLLESGKSIREYTQVYESKTQRIPVQYISRDFYRFFPFSRSNQNKLYLIINRFFEIILSLIGLSFGLVLIPIILIGNVFWNKGSLFYTQKRVGKDGVVFRIIKFRTMVKNAEKTGAVFAKVNDSRITKFGKFLRKTRIDEFPQFINILKGDMAVIGPRPERPVFVNEIAQIMPFYETRHIIKPGLTGWAQINYPYGLNLEDSLIKLQYDLYYIKHRSIYLDLNIAFKTISTVLFYRGQ, from the coding sequence ATGAGTAATTCAAAAAAAATGCATTTCGAAATATCTGAGCGTAAACTGCTTTTACGGATTTTTGATGTGGTTTTTGTATTATTAGGCCTGTATTGTTTAGGATTTTTTTTTAATTTCAATTATTTTCAATTTTCGGCAACCAATTACTATTGGGTTATTGTTTTGGGTATATATATCAATCTGTTTGGAGGTATTTTTGAAATGTACAATCTTCAAGTAGCAAGCAATAATTTTCAAGTATTGCGAAGTGCAATTTTAACGACAACTTCAACAGTTCTATCTTATTTGTTGACACCCATTTTGTCTCCGGAGTTACCCAAAAACCGTTTGCAGCTTGTGTTTTTTTACATAACGTTTTTTATAGCTTTATATGCTTGGAGAATGATTTATCTTCATTTTTTAGCTTCCAACAGGTTTGTTCAAAATGCAGTATTAGTATGTGATAAAGATCAAGTTGAAGAACTTGTTTCAGGATTAGAAAGTGTTGATCCTCATTATAAAATTATCGGATATATAAATCTTGATAGTGGTTCATCTTCCGATTTTGAATTTCAATATGTGAGACATATTGAAATAAAGGAGTTAATTTCATTTGTTGCTAAAAATGGCATTTCGGAAATAGTGGTGGCTTCTCAAAAAACGGATGGAATTACAGCTGATTTATACCACCAATTGCTTCAGTTGTTGGAATCGGGTAAGAGCATTAGAGAATATACACAAGTATATGAAAGCAAAACGCAGCGTATCCCTGTTCAGTATATTTCTAGAGATTTTTATCGTTTTTTTCCATTCAGCCGCAGTAATCAAAACAAACTGTACTTAATTATCAACCGTTTTTTTGAAATTATTTTGTCATTAATCGGATTAAGTTTTGGGCTTGTTTTGATTCCGATAATTCTTATTGGTAATGTTTTTTGGAATAAAGGAAGCTTGTTTTATACTCAAAAAAGAGTTGGTAAAGATGGTGTTGTTTTTAGAATAATTAAATTCAGGACTATGGTTAAGAATGCCGAAAAAACTGGAGCCGTTTTTGCTAAAGTTAATGATTCCAGAATAACTAAATTTGGAAAATTTTTAAGAAAAACCAGAATAGACGAGTTTCCGCAGTTTATTAACATTTTGAAAGGAGATATGGCGGTAATTGGACCAAGACCAGAACGACCTGTATTTGTGAATGAAATTGCTCAAATTATGCCATTCTATGAAACACGTCATATAATAAAACCGGGGCTTACTGGCTGGGCTCAGATCAATTATCCCTATGGCTTAAATTTAGAAGACAGCTTAATAAAACTGCAATACGACTTATATTACATCAAACACAGAAGCATCTATTTGGATTTAAATATTGCTTTCAAAACCATCTCAACAGTTTTGTTTTATAGAGGTCAGTAA